Proteins co-encoded in one Papaver somniferum cultivar HN1 chromosome 5, ASM357369v1, whole genome shotgun sequence genomic window:
- the LOC113279311 gene encoding putative F-box protein At1g58310 produces the protein MGLKRKKQHEGSSNMVRGEDRISGLPSPILHHILSFLPFKNIVRTCVLAKRWRFVWISVPNLVIGHWRSPTNTTRGPRTNISKETDRFMNFMDRLFESRDMSNIGKFSLSCDKHCDEDRVHSWLTAVARRDVEELSLLSEDERDSYMIPSLLFTCETLTLLKIHMPISLNIPTNVHLPKLKVLRLINIVFTDGPSIEKLCSNCLILGELEINNCIIEDITELSISSHTLKRIDARLCGEDNGWKLTTVPECLLSHLRVLEFRQFSGDQRELGAVKLFSENARVLQKLIISPSSALSRDLSSKSQVKEQLQMLPRASTNCKLTFKEETG, from the exons ATGGGATTGAAAAGGAAGAAGCAACATGAGGGAAGCAGCAACATGGTTAGGGGAGAAGATAGGATCAGCGGATTACCTAGTCCCATCCTCCACCACATCCTATCGTTCCTTCCATTCAAGAACATCGTACGTACCTGTGTTTTAGCTAAACGTTGGAGGTTTGTATGGATTTCTGTTCCCAATCTTGTTATTGGTCATTGGCGTTCTCCTACTAACACTACCAGAGGTCCCAGAACCAACATTTCGAAGGAGACTGATCGTTTCATGAATTTTATGGATAGATTGTTTGAGTCTCGTGATATGTCTAATATAGGGAAATTCTCGCTCTCTTGCGATAAACACTGTGATGAAGATAGGGTTCATTCATGGCTAACTGCTGTCGCAAGGCGTGATGTTGAAGAGCTCAGTTTATTATCTGAGGATGAAAGAGATTCCTATATGATTCCTTCACTTCTTTTTACTTGTGAAACATTGACTttgttgaagatacatatgccGATTTCTCTCAATATTCCTACCAATGTGCACCTTCCAAAACTCAAGGTCCTTCGACTTATAAATATTGTATTTACGGATGGTCCTTCGATTGAGAAACTATGTTCTAACTGCCTAATCCTGGGAGAATTGGAAATAAACAACTGCATTATTGAAGATATTACAGAGTTAAGTATCTCATCTCATACATTGAAGC GCATTGATGCACGTCTATGTGGCGAGGATAACGGGTGGAAACTAACTACAGTGCCCGAGTGTTTGTTGTCGCATCTCAGGGTGCTTGAATTCCGTCAATTTTCTGGAGATCAAAGAGAGCTTGGGGCGGTAAAATTATTTTCTGAAAATGCAAGAGTTCTTCAAAAGTTAATCATATCTCCTTCTTCAGCTTTATCCAGAGATCTGAGTAGCAAATCGCAAGTTAAAGAGCAGTTACAAATGCTTCCAAGGGCCTCCACAAATTGCAAGTTGACTTTCAAGGAAGAGACAGGATAG
- the LOC113279312 gene encoding probable inactive leucine-rich repeat receptor-like protein kinase At3g03770: MHHVELISKLRHHHLVSSLGLGHCFECYLDDSSVSRIFLVFEYVPNGTLRSHISEGFAEQKLTWAQRIASVVGIAKGIQFLHVGIVPGVFSNNLKITDILLDESFVAKFSSYNLPLLAENMRKVGGVSTSRSKEHSIIGRFPRIPSNRGSPGFHVSPSQPGPWQLSIP, from the exons ATGCATCATGTTGAACTGATTTCGAAACTCAGACATCACCATTTGGTCAGTTCTCTTGGTCTTGGACATTGTTTTGAGTGTTACCTGGACGATTCAAGTGTGAGCAGAATATTTCTAGTCTTTGAATACGTGCCGAACGGGACACTCCGAAGTCATATATCAG AGGGATTTGCGGAGCAAAAACTTACCTGGGCACAACGGATAGCATCTGTAGTTGGCATAGCAAAGGGTATCCAATTTCTCCATGTTGGAATTGTGCCTGGCGTATTCTCAAATAACTTAAAGATAACAGACATACTGCTGGATGAAAGTTTTGTTGCAAAATTCAGCAGTtataaccttcctttattagcGGAGAACATGAGAAAG GTGGGCGGAGTTTCTACTAGTAGATCAAAAGAACATAGTATCATTGGAAGGTTCCCCAGGATTCCAAGCAACAGAGGTTCCCCAGGGTTCCATGTTTCCCCTTCACAACCTGGACCATGGCAACTTTCCATCCCCTGA